In Helicobacter colisuis, one genomic interval encodes:
- a CDS encoding YebC/PmpR family DNA-binding transcriptional regulator, which translates to MGRAFEYRRASKEKRWDKMSKLFPKLGKAISIAVKEGGSGDPDMNSKLRTAIMAAKAQNMPKDNIEAAIKRALGKDGIQITEVNYEIKAPHGALFFVECATDNTTRTVANLKSYVNKLGGQMLTNNSLEFMFSRKAHFEVSKEGLGDLEELELNLIDAGLESLEVEEDIVHIYGDYTSFGSLASALESLKADVKKAALERIANNPVEFSEEQLADIEKLLDRIEDDDDVQAVFTNIA; encoded by the coding sequence ATGGGAAGAGCATTTGAATATAGAAGAGCAAGCAAAGAGAAGCGTTGGGATAAAATGTCCAAACTTTTCCCCAAGTTAGGCAAAGCAATTAGTATCGCTGTCAAAGAGGGTGGAAGTGGCGATCCTGATATGAATTCCAAACTCCGCACTGCCATTATGGCAGCAAAAGCCCAAAATATGCCAAAAGACAATATTGAAGCAGCGATTAAAAGAGCTTTAGGCAAAGATGGGATACAAATCACTGAAGTAAATTATGAAATCAAAGCACCACATGGTGCGCTATTTTTTGTCGAATGTGCTACAGACAACACTACACGCACGGTGGCAAATCTCAAAAGTTATGTCAATAAACTAGGCGGACAAATGCTAACAAACAATTCACTAGAGTTTATGTTTTCACGCAAAGCACATTTTGAAGTGAGCAAAGAAGGCTTAGGGGATTTAGAAGAGTTAGAGCTTAATCTTATTGATGCAGGGCTTGAATCGCTAGAAGTTGAAGAAGATATAGTGCATATTTATGGAGATTACACAAGCTTTGGAAGTCTTGCAAGTGCCCTAGAATCACTCAAAGCTGATGTTAAAAAAGCCGCACTAGAAAGGATTGCTAATAATCCGGTAGAATTCAGCGAAGAACAGCTTGCAGACATT